The DNA window TTTTTGATAGATAAAGATAACTTAAAAGGTTAATAAGATATCGATAATCTATTTCTACAATGTAACCATATACTTAATTAAAATAATTAGGTGTAATTTATGAATGAAGAATCTAAAACTGGGAAAATAAAAGTCAGTATAAACCAAGATGTAGATATCGATATCGATATTAGTGAGCGATTGATGGAGATTATTGAGAAAGGAGTCGATTCCCTTCCTGAAGCAATAGAGATGATGGGTAAACAGGCCGAGATGGCTGAAAAAGCTATAGAGCAACAAGGTAAAAAATAATCAAGCAATCCCCTCTATATCTCTTAAGCAAGACATCTGGTTAGGAGGGGATTTAAAACTTATTTGGGGTGTGAAGTTCTTTTCCTCATGGAACGAATGTGGAGTTAGGTTGGGGATGGATCACCTGAACCAATAAAAAAAGTTGTTGAGGAAGTTGCCTTATGGAGTATGACTATGAATAGGAGTTACNTACAACGCAGCACAGAATATTTTAGGTAAGGGACTTACCGAAGTTACGCCTGCGGAGACTGCAACCTCTACAGACAACAAACACCAGATTCAGTTCTGTGATGTATCTGCAAGTTGCGTCATCGAAACAGGAAACCCCTTCCACCTCGAAGCATAGCTGAGAGATGGTAGCGGGTAGTTCACTGTCTTTTTTCGATCTATTGATGTTCTCTATAATCATAATATCAGTTTTATATGCATCTAGATTTATAGCAGGTGAAAAAACCCAAAAAACACTACAGTTATTAGTTTCAAGGCCCGTTAAAAGATGGAAAATAATAATTGGGAAATATATATCCTTTATCGTTCTTTTCATTCCCTTATTGGTTGGAAGCGTTATTTTAATGGCTATTTGGATTGATATTATAGATATTGGTAGGTCAGGTTGGGATGTGTTTTTCAGTTACGTAGCCGCTACAATGATATACTCATTTGTATACTCATCGATAGCAACCTTATTTTCAACGATATCAAAAAACACAACTACCGCTGCTCTAGGTTCGTTCATCTTTTTAGTTGGATGGGTAATAATAGATTTCTTGACTATATACATGCCTGAGGAGACAGCTGAGATAATAGAGCATGTGTCTTTAGCACACCATGCAAATGAGATATTAGGGTATATCTCAAATGGTGAGGCCGCAATATTTGCTGCTGGGGGGATTCCTGCAGACCCAGGTACACAGGGATTCCTGTACTCACTAATCGTGATTATAACACTGATTATACTACCGATATTGCTCGCAGTCTTAGTTTTCAATAGAATGGAAATCAATTAAAACCAGGTTTTAGTATTAAAAATAGTTTTTTTAACTTCAGTTGTTATTAACGCGTTTTTTTAGGTTTTTATTCATGTTTTAGGATTGTGTTTATGTGTTTTTCTATTTCTTGTTTTAGCATGTTTGCGGGTATGTCGGGTAGTGATATCTGGGTTGTTCGACCTCTTTTTCCTTTTCCGCTTAGTGATGTGTCGATTACTCCCATGTTG is part of the Methanonatronarchaeum thermophilum genome and encodes:
- a CDS encoding ABC transporter permease; amino-acid sequence: MFSIIIISVLYASRFIAGEKTQKTLQLLVSRPVKRWKIIIGKYISFIVLFIPLLVGSVILMAIWIDIIDIGRSGWDVFFSYVAATMIYSFVYSSIATLFSTISKNTTTAALGSFIFLVGWVIIDFLTIYMPEETAEIIEHVSLAHHANEILGYISNGEAAIFAAGGIPADPGTQGFLYSLIVIITLIILPILLAVLVFNRMEIN